In Thalassotalea sp. Sam97, a single window of DNA contains:
- a CDS encoding HAD family hydrolase, whose protein sequence is MHHYQLYIFDWDGTLMDSIGKIVTSLQHAASEADLPVPSIPACKRIIGAGLHDACDILFPNASNRQLHALQQAYRQHFISFNQVASPMFKGSIELLEALQDKDKKLAIATSKGRYGLEEVLSETKLTDFFHCLRCADDAKAKPDPDMLEQILTTLSIEREQAVYIGDSRYDIDMAHNAGIDSIAITHGAGHIDELNQRRPTRMVHSVSELSKLVIG, encoded by the coding sequence ATGCACCATTATCAGCTTTATATTTTTGATTGGGACGGCACCTTAATGGATTCGATAGGTAAAATTGTCACCTCATTACAACATGCGGCAAGCGAAGCTGATTTACCCGTTCCATCAATACCTGCATGCAAACGTATAATTGGCGCAGGATTACATGATGCATGTGATATTTTATTTCCTAATGCCAGTAATAGACAATTACATGCTCTGCAACAGGCATATCGGCAACATTTTATATCCTTTAACCAAGTTGCCTCTCCCATGTTTAAAGGCAGCATTGAATTACTTGAAGCGCTTCAAGATAAGGATAAAAAGCTAGCTATTGCAACGAGCAAAGGTCGTTATGGATTAGAAGAGGTACTTAGTGAAACCAAGCTAACTGACTTTTTTCACTGTTTGCGTTGTGCTGACGACGCCAAAGCCAAACCTGATCCAGATATGCTAGAGCAAATATTAACAACGTTAAGCATTGAAAGAGAACAGGCTGTGTACATCGGTGATAGTCGGTACGATATAGACATGGCACATAATGCAGGAATAGACAGTATTGCAATAACCCATGGAGCGGGACATATCGACGAATTGAATCAACGAAGACCAACTCGTATGGTACATTCTGTTAGTGAGCTGAGTAAATTAGTTATAGGTTAG
- a CDS encoding SDR family oxidoreductase — MNIKDKVIVITGAGGGLGRSMAIDFARQGAKLALLDLGEDALNVTLAEVESVGGQGRVYVANVTDEQSVETTFEQIAADFNGIDGLVNNAGILRDGMFVKVKDGEVVKKMSLEQFQSVIDVNLTGVFLCGREAAAQMIKYKRQGVIINMSSIARQGNMGQTNYSASKAGVVAMTVTWARELGRYGIRVGAIAPGVIRTAMTDAMKPEMRERLEKMKPVGRLGTPEEIAHTAKYIFENDFFTGRVVEIDGGLSM; from the coding sequence ATGAATATAAAAGATAAGGTAATTGTAATTACAGGAGCCGGCGGTGGCTTGGGTCGTTCTATGGCGATCGACTTTGCTCGCCAAGGCGCAAAGCTTGCGCTGCTTGACTTAGGTGAAGACGCGTTAAACGTTACCTTAGCAGAAGTTGAGAGTGTTGGCGGTCAAGGCCGAGTTTACGTGGCCAATGTAACCGACGAACAAAGTGTCGAAACAACCTTTGAGCAAATCGCAGCAGACTTTAATGGTATTGATGGTTTAGTAAATAATGCGGGTATTTTACGTGACGGCATGTTTGTTAAAGTAAAAGATGGCGAAGTGGTAAAAAAAATGTCGCTTGAGCAATTTCAGTCCGTTATCGATGTGAACTTAACGGGTGTGTTCTTATGTGGTCGTGAGGCCGCAGCACAAATGATCAAATACAAGCGTCAAGGTGTCATCATTAATATGTCATCAATTGCGCGTCAAGGTAATATGGGCCAAACCAATTACTCAGCATCGAAAGCCGGTGTTGTTGCCATGACCGTTACATGGGCACGAGAGCTTGGCCGTTATGGCATTCGTGTGGGGGCCATCGCTCCAGGTGTGATTCGTACAGCCATGACCGATGCCATGAAGCCTGAGATGCGTGAGCGTTTAGAGAAAATGAAACCAGTCGGCCGCTTGGGTACCCCAGAAGAAATCGCTCATACCGCGAAATACATTTTCGAAAATGATTTCTTTACTGGTCGCGTTGTTGAAATTGATGGCGGATTGTCAATGTAG
- the gmhB gene encoding D-glycero-beta-D-manno-heptose 1,7-bisphosphate 7-phosphatase, with translation MKKALFLDRDGIINVDHGYVYKQEEFEFVDGIFELCQKALSRGYDIFVITNQSGIARGMYSEQQFADLTAWMKNKFADQGVTISDVYYCPHHPTKGNAPYVMSCDCRKPEPGMILKAVSEHNVDVSESMFIGDKLSDMLAAERAGVKDKVLVRSNYADEEVSVAEEFANIRSITERFF, from the coding sequence ATGAAAAAAGCATTGTTTCTTGATCGCGATGGTATTATTAATGTCGATCATGGCTATGTATATAAACAAGAAGAGTTCGAATTTGTAGATGGAATTTTCGAGCTTTGCCAAAAGGCCTTAAGTCGTGGTTATGATATTTTCGTCATTACTAATCAATCGGGCATTGCCCGTGGCATGTACAGTGAACAGCAGTTTGCAGATTTGACAGCATGGATGAAAAACAAATTTGCAGACCAAGGAGTCACTATATCTGATGTGTATTACTGCCCACACCACCCGACAAAAGGCAACGCGCCTTATGTTATGTCATGTGATTGTCGCAAACCTGAGCCGGGAATGATCCTTAAGGCTGTATCTGAACATAATGTTGATGTATCTGAAAGCATGTTTATTGGCGATAAACTGTCGGATATGCTTGCGGCGGAGCGAGCTGGTGTTAAGGACAAAGTATTGGTTCGTAGCAATTATGCCGATGAAGAGGTCAGCGTGGCCGAAGAATTTGCAAATATCCGCTCAATTACTGAGCGTTTTTTCTAG
- a CDS encoding IS256 family transposase, whose product MTNLTLNSKQIQAALDSLIQKPGGLNQVLELALNSFMKAERTEYLRSSQGNKGNGYRPVAGLGIGDALSLQVPRDRLNQFKPWILNVMKEQSDTLNELCFELYAKGLTTREIESITESIYGQKLTRSAVSRITKSLYEEMEDFRKQKLCDYYPIIYLDATFIKTKRETVSSEAYYIVLAVKHDMTREVIGIYNAPTESAANWDDILLDLKERGLKQIDLAVIDNLSGLDSAIERHYQCKIQKCVLHMKRNILKKVKKSHRGEVADDLRFVFNLDDQSDDREELMIRARWLYEKWGKRYPNFKMFIDKPYLQYYATYLDFEPIIRNMIYTTNWIERLNKSFKRTLKIRNSMPSVDSVLTILSKVALDMNKTTYQYPISRFEKSNLFN is encoded by the coding sequence ATGACTAATTTAACGCTGAATAGTAAGCAAATTCAAGCAGCATTAGATTCTTTAATCCAAAAGCCAGGTGGTCTAAATCAGGTATTAGAGCTCGCCCTTAATTCATTTATGAAAGCTGAGCGAACGGAATACCTAAGATCTTCTCAAGGTAACAAAGGCAATGGCTATAGACCTGTGGCAGGCTTAGGTATAGGTGATGCTCTATCTTTACAGGTACCTCGTGATCGATTAAATCAATTCAAGCCTTGGATCCTCAATGTCATGAAAGAGCAAAGCGATACACTGAACGAACTTTGTTTTGAGCTTTATGCCAAGGGGCTTACAACTCGAGAAATTGAATCAATAACTGAATCTATCTATGGCCAAAAGCTCACTCGAAGCGCCGTATCGCGCATTACTAAGAGCCTATATGAGGAAATGGAAGACTTCAGAAAACAGAAGTTATGCGATTATTACCCCATCATTTATCTCGATGCGACATTTATCAAAACAAAGCGTGAAACGGTTTCTAGCGAAGCCTACTATATCGTTTTAGCGGTAAAGCACGACATGACTCGTGAAGTGATTGGTATTTACAATGCACCGACCGAATCAGCAGCCAATTGGGATGACATCTTGTTAGATTTAAAGGAGCGTGGCCTCAAGCAAATCGACCTTGCTGTGATTGATAACCTATCGGGCTTAGATTCGGCCATTGAACGGCATTATCAATGTAAAATTCAAAAGTGCGTCTTACATATGAAACGCAACATCTTAAAAAAAGTGAAGAAGTCTCATCGTGGTGAAGTCGCTGATGATTTGAGGTTTGTCTTTAATTTAGATGATCAATCAGATGACCGTGAAGAACTTATGATCCGCGCTCGGTGGTTATATGAGAAGTGGGGTAAGAGATATCCTAACTTTAAGATGTTTATTGATAAGCCGTACTTGCAGTATTACGCCACATACTTGGACTTTGAGCCGATCATCCGCAATATGATTTATACTACCAACTGGATTGAACGATTAAATAAATCATTCAAACGAACGTTAAAAATAAGGAATTCCATGCCAAGTGTTGATTCTGTATTAACCATTCTAAGTAAGGTAGCACTGGATATGAATAAAACGACTTACCAATACCCGATAAGTCGCTTTGAGAAAAGTAACTTGTTTAACTAG
- the mmsB gene encoding 3-hydroxyisobutyrate dehydrogenase, producing MAKIAFFGLGNMGGPMATNLLNAGHSVKVFDLVDEAVQQLVAQGATTAPSMAEMVVDIDVVISMLPAGKHVESLYLGAEGLINHLKPGSLVIDSSTIDKQTVIKVAQALATNQIAMVDAPVSGGVAGAAAGTLSFMVGGSESAFERAEPILQNMGKNIFHAGEPGAGQVAKVCNNMLLAVLMAGTSEALQLGIANGLDPKKLSEIMLQSSGRNWTLELYNPCPDVMENVPSSNDYQGGFMVDLMAKDLGLALDTAVSSQSSTPMGALARSLFALHASQGNGKKDFSSIFKMFANEQQ from the coding sequence TTGGCTAAGATTGCATTTTTCGGGTTAGGTAACATGGGCGGTCCAATGGCAACCAATTTACTTAACGCGGGTCATTCTGTAAAAGTATTTGATCTTGTTGACGAAGCCGTTCAGCAATTAGTCGCCCAAGGGGCGACGACCGCACCAAGCATGGCTGAAATGGTCGTGGATATTGACGTGGTTATTTCTATGCTACCTGCAGGGAAACATGTTGAGTCACTTTATTTAGGCGCCGAAGGACTAATTAACCACCTAAAACCAGGTAGCTTGGTTATAGACTCGTCGACCATTGACAAGCAGACCGTGATTAAAGTTGCCCAAGCATTAGCGACTAACCAAATCGCTATGGTCGATGCGCCAGTATCTGGTGGTGTTGCTGGCGCAGCTGCTGGCACCCTATCTTTTATGGTTGGGGGCAGCGAGAGCGCTTTTGAACGCGCAGAGCCAATATTGCAAAATATGGGTAAAAACATCTTCCACGCAGGGGAGCCTGGTGCGGGTCAAGTTGCTAAGGTTTGCAATAATATGTTGTTAGCCGTGTTAATGGCGGGGACATCCGAGGCACTCCAGCTGGGAATTGCGAATGGCCTTGATCCAAAAAAGCTGTCAGAAATCATGTTACAAAGCTCTGGTCGTAACTGGACCTTAGAACTTTACAATCCGTGTCCTGATGTGATGGAAAACGTCCCGTCGAGTAATGATTACCAAGGTGGCTTTATGGTGGATTTAATGGCTAAAGATTTAGGTTTAGCGCTGGATACGGCGGTTAGTAGTCAGTCATCAACGCCAATGGGCGCCTTAGCTCGCAGTTTATTTGCATTGCATGCGAGTCAAGGTAACGGAAAAAAAGACTTTTCAAGCATTTTTAAGATGTTTGCTAATGAACAACAATAA
- a CDS encoding enoyl-CoA hydratase/isomerase family protein: MSDIVLFEERLCANDKKIGVITLNTPKSLNALSHAMVNLITPVLNEWQDNDEVVAVFLQGSGDKALCAGGDIVYLYNNLPNKNGDKAPAIEQFFKDEYELDYLIHSYQKPFIVWGHGIVMGGGLGLMAGASHRVVTEQTRIAMPEITIGLYPDVGGSYFLNKMPGNCGLFLGLTGASINGCDAKYLALADHFIAHQFKDELLARLVEVHWGETKALNEEKLNDALLEFEQRSKTYVPHANVKAHQTLIDELTAGDNLITIVDNIVNLEIDDKWFNKAQKSLKNGSALSAHIAYRQLQQGKSQSLAECFQMEQTISRKCGEFGEFKEGVRALLIDKDNQPNWRFKDVASVDAKVIDWFFSNDDIPSTELFADS; encoded by the coding sequence ATGTCAGATATCGTTTTATTTGAAGAACGTCTTTGCGCGAATGACAAAAAAATAGGAGTTATCACCTTAAATACACCTAAGTCATTAAATGCGCTAAGCCATGCCATGGTGAACCTGATCACGCCAGTGCTAAATGAATGGCAAGATAACGATGAGGTTGTTGCGGTATTTTTGCAAGGCAGTGGTGATAAAGCGCTATGTGCAGGTGGTGATATTGTCTACTTATATAACAATTTACCAAACAAAAATGGTGATAAAGCACCAGCTATTGAACAATTTTTTAAAGATGAATACGAGCTCGATTATTTGATTCATAGCTACCAAAAACCATTTATTGTTTGGGGACACGGTATTGTTATGGGGGGCGGTTTAGGGCTTATGGCCGGAGCAAGCCATCGAGTGGTTACCGAGCAAACCCGAATTGCCATGCCTGAAATTACTATCGGCCTCTACCCTGATGTTGGTGGTAGCTATTTCCTTAATAAAATGCCAGGTAATTGTGGCCTATTTTTGGGGTTAACAGGGGCTTCCATAAATGGCTGCGATGCCAAGTACCTTGCGCTCGCCGATCACTTTATTGCCCATCAGTTTAAAGACGAATTACTCGCACGACTCGTTGAGGTGCATTGGGGCGAAACCAAAGCGTTAAATGAAGAAAAACTTAACGATGCCTTATTAGAATTTGAGCAACGCAGTAAAACCTATGTACCTCATGCAAATGTGAAAGCCCATCAAACACTGATTGACGAATTAACCGCAGGTGATAATTTAATTACTATTGTCGATAATATCGTTAATTTGGAAATTGACGATAAGTGGTTTAATAAAGCACAAAAGTCCCTTAAAAACGGTAGTGCGTTAAGTGCCCATATTGCTTATCGCCAGTTACAGCAAGGGAAGAGTCAAAGCTTAGCTGAGTGTTTTCAAATGGAGCAGACGATATCGCGTAAATGTGGGGAGTTCGGTGAATTCAAAGAAGGTGTAAGAGCTTTACTCATAGATAAAGACAATCAACCAAACTGGCGCTTTAAAGATGTCGCGAGCGTAGACGCAAAGGTCATTGATTGGTTTTTCAGTAACGATGATATACCAAGCACTGAGCTATTCGCGGATAGTTAA